A stretch of DNA from Alistipes sp. ZOR0009:
GATTTTTCCTATCTACGAAAGCAAAAAGTAGGTCTCCGAAATGGTTTTTCATATCTCCGAAACCAAAAAGTAGATGTGCAAAACGGTTTTTCATATCTCCGAAACCAAAAAGTAGATGTGCAAAATGCTTTTTCCTATCTACGAAATCAAAAAGCAGGTATGCAAAATGGATTTTCCTATCTACGAAAGCAAAAAACAGGTACGAAAAATGGTTTTTCCTATCTGCAAAATCAAATTGCAGGTACGAAAAATCATTTTTCGTACCTGCAAAAATAAAACGCAGATTATCAAGTGTTTCCTTGTTTTGGTGCATTTGGAATGGCGCTACAAAGCGTATATTGGGGGTCTACCGCCTTGCAAAGCGAGCTTATGAAGGCTATAAGCTGCTTTATGGGCCACTTTGAGGTGAAAATGCTGGAGAATAAAAATCCGAAGTTCGAAGCCTTGGACAGGAGCATCACCGTAGTGTAATATAATGTTAGAGCAGAGCGCGGCAAAGGGCAAAATAGGCAAGGAGGGTACGCCTAGCCTGATGCGCTGCTAAGCTGGCCGATTTTAATCGTAGCACCTTTTAAAGAAACTCGAATAACCGCCTTAAAAGGATGGCTATTTTACATTGCAAGAGTCTCCTGCTACAAGGGATCTTTGGTGTAGGGTAGAGGGAGGTCTTCTTTCTTTTGGTAGACCTGATTTTACGGCTTCTTAGGGGCTCACCCCATAAGAGTCGCTCTGCCTTTTTAGGGGAGGCGTTTTTTCTTGAATAAGCGCGCAAGGGGGTGCTGGGACGATATTATGGCGGCTTTGTTGAAAAAAGAGGGCTGCCCTATGTGGAGCAGCCCTATGCTGTTTTGTTACGAGAGCCAGCTTATTTTGCGAGCTTCGAGACTTTAAGCGTCCAAACGTAGCTGCATGGAGGCGTATTTTTGAGCGAGGAAGGAATGGAAACACGGAATCCGTTACCATCCTTTTTCCAGCTGAGGTTTCCTTTGTATCCCAGCAGGGTTACCTTAGCCCCTTTGGCTGGCTGGTGCGATTTTATGACAATTTCGGAGGGAATTCTCTCGCCATCCTTTGCCATATACAGGAAGTAGGTGCTGCTACCTTTTTGAGTCATGCAGATGTTGTTTTCCTTAAAGGGGGCAACGGGTTCGGTGTCGTAAATAGCTTCCTGGTTAACCTTCATCCAGCTGCTGTACTCCTTTAGCAGGTTGTAGGCGCCATCGGGCCAAGTTCCGTCGGGGGCAGGAGCAATATTTAGCAGCAGGTTTCCACCCTTAGCTACAATATCGACAAGCAGCTGCACGCCTTCGCGTCCGCTCATAAACTTGGCGTTAGGCGTGTACGACCAGCCGCCACCAGCGATGATGCAAGACTCCCAAGGGTAGGGAAGCGTTTTTTCGGGAACGCGATTTTCGGGCGTTAGGTAGTTTTGGTTTTTACCATGCACCGCTCTGTCTACAACAATGAGGCCTGGTTGCTTTTGGCGTGCCTTTTCTACCAGCTCGTCCATTTTAATATCCTGATTTACGATGCGGCGCTTTACAAAACCGCCTTTAGCTTCGTCCATAATGCCTTTATAGGCTTCGGCGATTACCTTGTCGTCTTTTTTGGCAACCCAACCTCCATCTAACCAAAGGATATCGATCTTACCGTAGTCCGATAGCAGCTCGAGAATTTGGTTGTGGGTAAATTCCACGTACTTATTCCATTTTTCGGGATAGGTAACGGGGTTGTAGTTCACGTTTCTATCGAAAGGAGGGTAGTAAGGATCCCAGTACCACTGGCAATGCCAGTCGGGCTTAGAGAAGTAGGCTCCGGCCCATAGTCCTTGATTGCGGAATGCCGAAAACACCTCCTTGGCAATATTTGCCTTCGAGTTTTTAGAAAAAGGGCAGGCTGCATCGGTTACCTTGTAGTCGGTATACTTTGAATCGAACATGCAGAAGCCATCGTGGTGCTTAGTGGTAAAAACCACGTAGCGCATTCCTGCTTCTTTTGCGGCTTTAGCCCACATGTCGGGGTTAAACTTGGTTGGGTTGAAGGTATTTTTCAATCCTTCGTACTCCTTTTTATATTCGAAGTAGTTTTTGAAGTTTTTTCCGGCCGTACGTTCGCACCAACCCTCATCTTCGGGGCACAGCTGCCAGCTTTCGACAATACCCCACTGGCTGTAGGTTCCCCAGTGCATTAGAAGCCCAAACTTTAGGCCCTGCCACTGCTTTACCTTCGCCATTGCTAAAGGATCTGTTTCTGGAACATAGCGTTCGTCTTCGTAGATAGCCTGTGCAAATCCGCCAAGCTGCGAGAAGGCGATGGCTGCTATCAAAAGTAATTTTCTCATGGTGTTTGAGTCATGGTTAATAAAGGATTAGATTGTAGAGTCAATCTAACCATACAAAAATATTAAAACTAAATTGGATAGGCCACTTTTGGCTGGCTACTTTGCTAAAGTACGGTAAGTATGCTAGAATGCGGAGTGCCGCTTCTTTTTTTGAGTGTATCGGTTTTACTTCAGCGCTTTACGGGAGTAAATGGTGTAAACGAAGTTTGTACCAATAATAAGAAGTACGCCAACTATGGCTAGGAGCGAGTATTTTTCGCCTAGAAAGATGAGCGCAAGTAACGATCCGAATATTGGTTCGAAGTAGGCTATCAGCGGGGCAATATCGGCCCGAACGCTGCTAAATCCTTTAAAATAAAAGATACCGCCGATGGTAGTGGCAAAGGCTCCTAGACCTGTCGCAAATCCTATATTTGAAACCGAAATGGTTACCGGAAGAATGAACGCGAAGGGTATAAAAAGCACAAATCCTACGGCAATCCCACTTATAAGCGTATGTTCGGGGGCTACATCAACGCTTTTTAATGCGCGCACCATAACCATCATAATGCTGAAGAAAAAGCCCGACGAAATGGCGGATACAAGTCCAACAACGTTTAGATTGGCGTTGGAGAGGGTAGAACCCACAATTAGTAGCAATCCGGTGAGGTTAATGGCCGATGAAACGTAGTATTTTGTTCCGAATGATGTTTTAGGGATGCTGGGGAGGAAATATCGGCGCATCATCTTTTCGGCAAAGGGCAGATAAATGGATGCGGTGTAAAGCATCACAACGCTCATGCCCAGCGAAAAAAGAAGCGTACCCCAAACGTAGGTGGCCATTACAAGAGCCGACACCAATCCCGTAAAAAGGTAGATTACAGGATGCTTTTTTATGGAAGAAAGGTTGCTTTTGATGTATGCGTTGGCCGACTTGGGGCTAAAGGCTAGGCAAAGTGCTGCAATAACCAAAAATCCTGCCAGCGAAAAGGTGAAACGGTATAGCAGCACATTAATAGGGTGTGTGCCCTCTATAAAGTGGGCAAAAACGCCCATCGAGCCCATTAGTAGGCATCCTAAAATAAGTGTTGAAAGCCCTTTAGTGCTGCCCATAGCCTATTCGGGTAAGCTAAAGAAACCGTCGAGCACCAGCTTGGTTGGAACAACCTTCATTTGTGCGATGTTGTAAACCAGCTCGGCTACTTCGTCGGGTTGGATGAATGAAAGTACCTTATCTTCGAAATATTTACGTTCGTCGGTACTTACGCCAGCCCATAACGACGTTTCGACAGGGCCAAGCTGTAGGTTAAAAACTTTCATTTCGCCAGCACGTCCATAGCGGGCGTTGTAGCTCTTGGCAAGGTTATCTATATAGGCAAAGCTGGCGCCGTAGTGTGGAGCGGATGGTAAACCGAAGTCGGCGCTTTGTCCTAAAAGATTTACAAGTAGCCCCACTTTGTTTAGATGTTTTTTGGCAAGGGTAAATATCGCAACGTGGCCTCTAAGAAATTTTTCTATACGTTCGTAGTCGTCAAACGAGGCTAAGTCGGTATTGATGTAGGGAAATGCGGCAGTAACTACCAAATCCAGATTCCCGATTAGCTCAAAGGTTTTTTCGATGGCCTCTACGTTGGTAATATCGAGCTGCAGGCGATTTCCTTCGGGCAGATTTTCTTTTGGGGTGTTGTACGTATAGTATATGGTATAGTCTGACTGTAACTTTTGGATGATTGCCTTGCCCATGTCGGAGCCGCCGCCGATTACTAGCGCATTTTTTGCCATGTTTTACCTTTATTTAGATGGACTGCAATTATAGCAAGAAAGCGCGGCTTTTTGTGGCTTTTGGTAAAAGAAAAAATCCCGCGACCAATCACAGGGGCGGGATTCTATCTAGAGTTTAACGTTGTTTCTAACGTCTAACAAATCTGACTATTTTGTAGCAAGCTCAACTGCTTTAGCAACTGCAGCAGCAATTCCGTCGGCATTTTTACCGCCTGCTTGGGCAAAGAATGGCTGTCCGCCACCACCGCCTTGTATCTCTTTGGCTGCTTCGCGCACAATGGTTGATGCATTTAATCCACCTGCAACGAGGTTGTCGCTAAGCATGATGGTTAGAAGCGGTTTGCCACCATCGTAGGTTCCGGCAACGAAAACAAGGTCTTCGGTAATTTGGCCGCGAAGCTGGTAGGCTATATCTTTAACCATTTCGCCCGGCATATCAAGCGTAAATCGGATAAGCTTCTTTCCGTTTAAGTCTTCCATGCTTTTAAGAAGGTGCTCCTTCATGGCAACTGCCTTTTCCTTCATGTACTCTTCTGCCTTCTTTTTAAAGTCGACATTTTCCTCAATAGCCTTTTTGATGGCGTTAACGAGGTTTGGAGAGTTATGGAATAGGCTACTTACCTCCTTAATAAGATCTTGGTGGAAGTACACCAGCTCTTCGGCCTTTTGAGCCGTTACGGCTTCGATACGGCGAACACCGGCAGCGATAGCGCTCTCTGTGGTAATTTTTAGGAATCCGATTTGGCCAGTAGCAGGAACGTGGGTTCCTCCACAAAGCTCAACCGATTCGCCAAACTTAATAACACGTACCTTATCGCCATACTTTTCTCCGAATAGCGCCATTGCACCCATTTTCTGAGCCTCCTCGATTGGAGTTTCGCGGTATTCGTTAAGCGGAGAGTTTTTGCGGATAAGCTCGTTTACTATTTTTTCTACCTGACGGATTTCCTCGTCGGTTACCTTTTGGAAGTGCGCAAAGTCGAAGCGAAGTCCATCGGGGCGTACTAGCGATCCTTTTTGCTCTACGTGTGTGCCAAGCACCTGACGAAGCGCAAAGTGAAGAAGGTGGGTAGCCGAGTGGTTGTTGGCTGTTGCTGTGCGAGCCTCTTCGTTAACTACCGCCTGGAAATTTGCCGAAGCATCCTGTGGCAGCTTATCGGTAATGTGTACAATCAGGTTGTTTTCCTTAACGGTATCAATGATGTTGATACGCTCGGTTTCAGATTCAATGTAGCCCGAGTCACCAACCTGTCCGCCGCTTTCGCCATAGAATGGAGTGCGGTCGAAAACCAGCTGGTAAAGTGTTTTGTTCTTACTTTTTACCGCACGGTAGCGAGCAATAACAACATCAGCCGAGGTGTGATCGTAGCCAATAAACTCTTCGGTTTCGAACTTACGAAGCTCCATCCAGTCGTCGGTTTCTACAGCGGCAGCGTTGCGCGAGCGGCTCTTCTGCTCCTCTAGCTCCTTCTCAAAGCCTGCTCTATCGATGGTGAATCCTTTTTCGCGGGCAATAAGTTCGGTAAGATCGTAGGGGAAACCGTAGGTATCGGTAAGGATGAAGGCTGTTTTGCCATCAATCTCATTTTTGCTTTCGGCTTTCCCTTTTTCGATGATATTATCAAGAAGGCGAATTCCTGTTTCGAGGGTACGAAGGAATGCAGCCTCCTCCTCGGTTATAACTTTTTCTATAAGCGTTTGCTGCGACTTAAGCTCTGGGAACTGTTCGCCCATTTGTCCAACTAGGGTTGGAATAAGCTTGTTGATGAACGGTTCTGTAAAGCCTAGGAAGGTGTACCCGTAACGAACGGCACGGCGAAGGATGCGACGAATCACATATCCAGCCTTTACGTTCGAAGGTAGCTGTCCGTCTGCAATAGAGAAGGCAATGGCCCGAACGTGGTCGGCAATAACGCGCATGGCGATATCTGCCTCCTTATTTTCGCCGTACTTCTTGTTGGAAAGTTCGGCTAGCTTAAGAATCATTGGCTGGAAAACGTCGGTATCGTAGTTGCTCTTCTTTCCTTGAAGGGCCATACACAGGCGCTCGAATCCCATTCCTGTATCCACGTGCTTGGCAGGTAGCAGCTCTAGCTCGCCGTTTGCCTTGCGGTTAAACTGCATGAATACGTTATTCCAAATCTCTATAACTAGCGGATTGTCCTTATTTACAAGGTCGCGACCGGCCACTTTTTGGCGCTCGTCGTCGTCGCGTAGGTCGATATGAATTTCGGAGCAAGGACCGCATGGACCTGTATCTCCCATCTCCCAGAAGTTATCCTTTTTCGATCCTGGTAGGATTTGTGCCTCTGGCAGGTATTTTTTCCAAATTTCGAATGCTTCAACGTCGGCTTCCATCTTATCGGCTTCGCTACCGCCAAAGTACGATGCGTACAACCTATCCTTAGGTAGCTTGTAAACTTCGGTTAGGAGCTCCCATGCCCATGCAATGGCCTCTTCCTTAAAGTAGTCTCCAAACGACCAGTTTCCCAACATCTCGAACATGGTATGGTGGTAGGTATCGTGGCCTACTTCCTCAAGGTCGTTATGCTTACCTGATACGCGGAGGCACTTTTGGGTGTCGGCCGCACGTGGATACTTGGCAGGCGCATTGCCTAGGAAGATGTCCTTAAACTGGTTCATACCAGCGTTGGTAAACATAAGCGTTGGGTCGTTTTTAACAACCATTGGAGCCGATGGCACTATTTCGTGCTGCTTCGACCGGAAGAAATCAAAGAATGTTTTTCTAATCTCATTCGAATTCATAGAGAACCGACTTTATTTCAATTTTACTTAATTTCAGGTTATGGCTCATTTTGATGAGCTTTGCAAGTTACCTTTTGGCGCGCTATCTGCAAAGCGGAGCGCCCCTTCTCTGCAATTATTAACAGTTACGGGCAATAAAATGGGCGTTTTACCCGTTTCATGGCCAAAATTAGCAGGTTGTAAAATTAGTTTATTTCTGCTAGATTCGCCCTTCCAAAAGTAAAATGTTAACTTCACAATCCAAGGTTTAATGGCAAAAATGCACTATCGATTCAATCCGGAGACGCTCTCGTTCGATATCGTTGCCATTCCTTTAAAGACTAGATTCACCCGTGGCCTTGCCACCTTTCTTATTGGCTTTGCCATTGCCTCTGTTTTTATGATTATTTACGGGCTATTTTTCGATACGCCCAAGTCGCACAACCTTCGTCGTCAGAATGCGGAGCTTAGGGTTAAGTACGAGCTGCTTAACAAGCGCTTTGACGAAACCGATCGGCTGCTTACCGACATACAGGAGCGCGACAATACCGTTTACCGATCAATTTTTGAGCTAGATATTATTCCATCCGAGGTTCGCGAAGCAGGAATCGGATCGGCTGACAGGTATGCCAAGCTGGATGGCTTCGAAAATTCGGACATCCTCATCTCCATGACCGAAAAGCTGGATATGATCACCAAAAAGGTTTACCTGCAGTCTAAGTCGTTCGATCAGGTTTCTGTTTTGGCCAAGAATAAGGAAAAGATGATGCTTTGCGTACCAGCCATCAACCCGGTTGCTCTACGTGGACCGCTGCGTGTTATGGAGAACTTTGGAGGACGTATGGATCCGGTTTACCACCGTTGGGCATACCACGAGGGAATCGATATTTCTGGTCCGAAGGGAACACCCATTTACGCTACAGGCGATGGCTATGTTGAGCTAACCGAATACTCTTTCCGTGGATATGGAAATCAGATTTTGATTAACCACGGCTTTGGATACCACACCCGTTACGCGCACCTTACTCGGGTATTGGTGCAGCAGGGGCAGCGCGTTAAGCGCGGCGAAAAGATTGGCTTGATGGGAAGCACCGGAAAGTCTACCGGGTCGCATTTGCACTACGAAGTGCTGGTGCGTAACAAGCCCGTTAATCCGGTAAACTACCTCAGCCGCGATATGGAGCTATCCGACTACGAGGATATCATCGGCAGTGCGCCTAAGGCTAAGCACGATGTTAAGGAGCCCAAATCGAAAAAAAGAAGAAGGCGATGAGCAAGCATAGATACCATTTCAACCCCGAGTCGCTCAGCTACCACAAGGTGGTACCTACGCTCAAAAAGCGTATTGTCCGAATTTTATACATCGTCATTACGGCTGCTGTAATTTCGGCCATCTACTACACGGTGTACTCCTTTTTCTTCGACACGCCCATAGAAAAGAAGCTGAAGCACGAAAATAAGCTGCTCTCGAAGCAGTATCGCGAGCTAAACAAGCGCTACGAGGAGGTGCAGGAGGTGGTAGGCGATATTCAAACGCGCGATGAGAATATTTACCGGGTAATTTTTGAGGCCGAGCCCTACAAGGATAGCGTCTTTTTAGCAGGGGGAACCTATGCTCTTAAAATTGAGGAGATCGAAGGAAAAGATAATACCGAGCTTATCAAGCAAAGCCAATCTACGCTAGAGCGGGTAAACCAAAAGGGAGTGCCTGCAACCTACTCGTTGCTGCGTAGGGTAGAGCAGCTCTCGGCCCGATTAAAAGATTCAGTAGACTTTATACCCTCTATTATACCGTTAGAAAGTAAGGATATTCGCCAGCTGGCAGCCCCGCAGGGGATTCGTATCCACCCTTTCTATAAAACGTTAAAGATGCACAACGGGGTCGACTTTACGGCGCCAGCAGGCTCGGCTGTGCTGGCCGCAGCGGAGGGTACGGTTGTAAAGATTGACAGCCGCCGATCGAGCGGAAACTCGGTGCTCATTAACCACGGAAATGGGTACATGACTTTTTACGCCCACCTCGAAAGGGTTACGGCTCGTAGAGGTGCACGCGTGAAAAAGGGAGCCCAAATAGGCACCGTTGGAAGCTCCGGAATGAGCGTTGCGCCTCATCTTCACTACGAAGTAGTAAAAAATAATCGCCCAGTTAATCCTGCGCATTTCTTTTTTGCCGATATTAGTCCGGCAGATTACCATAGGCTAATCCAAAAGGTTAGCCGTAGCGGTCAAAGCTTAGACTAAAAATTACGCTATGCCTTACAAGGAAACAAAAGTAGAAAAGCTGTTTTACACCATCGGCGAGGTGTCCGAAATGCTGGCTGTAAACGCTTCGCTCATTCGTTTTTGGGAGAAGCATTTTCCCATCATCAACCCGAAAAAAAACAAGAAGGGGAACCGTCTATTTACCGTTAAGGACATTGACAACCTTAAGCTCATCTACCATCTGGTAAAGGAGCAGGGCATGACGCTCGAAGGGGCTCAAAAGCGCCTGAAGGAGAACAAGGAGGGGGCCGAACACAACTTCGAAATTATCGACCGTCTAACCAAAATCAGGGAAATGCTGGTAGAGGTTAGCGCAAAGCTACCATAAAAGGTGCCTCAAGCGCTCCTTGCTGGGCGCTTACGGCAGGTCGGTACGTTGCCATTAATTAAGAAGGATGGCTAACCATCAGCCTGTAAGTACAGCAGCCCTTTACGGTAGGCGAGCAGCTTGTTCGAGGAGCCCAATTCTCAGCAGGTCTATGGCTCTTTTCTTTCGGTAGGGATGAATTTTCCGGAGGTAGTTGCCCATTTTCCGAAGGTAGTTGGTAATTTTCCGAAGGTAGATGATGATTTTCCGAAGGTAGATGGTCATTTTCCGAAGGTAGATGGCGTTTTCCAAAGGTAGATGGTCATTTTCCGCAGTCCGTTTATCGTTTTCCGATGTTCAAAAGCTATCTTCCGCCGGTAGTGGCGCTTTTCCAAAGGTATTTATTGTTTTTCGTGTGATTTTATAGCCATTTATAGGATGAAAGTAAAAGATATAGCAGCGCTGATAGAGGGAGTTGCCCCCCGCGAGTTCCAGGAGAGCTACGATAATGCGGGGTTGGCTGTAGGCTCGCCTACCATGGAGGTAACCGGTGTGGTTGTCTGCTTGGATGTGTCGGAGCAGGTGGTCGAGGAGGCCATTTCGCTTGGTGCTAACATGGTGGTTTCGCACCATCCCGTAATTTTTTCGGGATTAAAAACAATTACCGGAAAGAATGCTGTAGAGCGTATTGTGCTCAAGGCTATTCAAAACAACATAGCGCTATATGCCGCGCATACCAATCTCGATAGCGTTTGGGGCGGGGTAAACGATAAGCTGAGCCGGGTGCTGGGGCTTACCAACAGAAAAATTCTGAGTCCGCTTAAGGGGCAGCTGGTAAAGGTGGCAACCTTTATCCCTATTAGCCATGCCAACGCGGTTCGTTCGGCCATGTTTGCGGCTGGCGCTGGCGCTATTGGCAACTACGATTGCTGCAGCTTCAACTTTAGCGGCGAGGGGTCGTTTCGTCCGCAGGAGGGAGCCAAGCCGTTTGTTGGCGAGCTAGGAAAGGTGCATTTTGAGTCAGAGGTGCAAGTAGAGGTTATCTGCACGCGCTTGGTGCTATCTGGTGTTATAAAAGCGCTAGTAAAAGCGCATCCCTACGAGGAGCCGGCCTACGACATTATTCCTCTCGAAAACGAGTATGCCCAGGTAGGGCTTGGTATGATTGGCGATTTGGATTTTCCGATGGACGAAGCCGATTTTCTGGCCTACGTAAAGCGAAAGCTTGGAGCCAAGCTGCTTCGCTACTCCAACCCAACCGGAAAACAGGTGAGGAGGGTGGCTGTTTGTGGCGGTAGCGGAGCCTCGTTTACCCGCCTTGCAGCCGCTCAGCAGGCCGATGCGTACGTTACCGGCGACGTAAAATACCACGACTTTATTGATGCCCAAGATAAGCTGCTGCTGGTTGATGCAGGTCACTTTGAAACA
This window harbors:
- a CDS encoding alpha-L-fucosidase, which produces MRKLLLIAAIAFSQLGGFAQAIYEDERYVPETDPLAMAKVKQWQGLKFGLLMHWGTYSQWGIVESWQLCPEDEGWCERTAGKNFKNYFEYKKEYEGLKNTFNPTKFNPDMWAKAAKEAGMRYVVFTTKHHDGFCMFDSKYTDYKVTDAACPFSKNSKANIAKEVFSAFRNQGLWAGAYFSKPDWHCQWYWDPYYPPFDRNVNYNPVTYPEKWNKYVEFTHNQILELLSDYGKIDILWLDGGWVAKKDDKVIAEAYKGIMDEAKGGFVKRRIVNQDIKMDELVEKARQKQPGLIVVDRAVHGKNQNYLTPENRVPEKTLPYPWESCIIAGGGWSYTPNAKFMSGREGVQLLVDIVAKGGNLLLNIAPAPDGTWPDGAYNLLKEYSSWMKVNQEAIYDTEPVAPFKENNICMTQKGSSTYFLYMAKDGERIPSEIVIKSHQPAKGAKVTLLGYKGNLSWKKDGNGFRVSIPSSLKNTPPCSYVWTLKVSKLAK
- a CDS encoding DMT family transporter, whose product is MGSTKGLSTLILGCLLMGSMGVFAHFIEGTHPINVLLYRFTFSLAGFLVIAALCLAFSPKSANAYIKSNLSSIKKHPVIYLFTGLVSALVMATYVWGTLLFSLGMSVVMLYTASIYLPFAEKMMRRYFLPSIPKTSFGTKYYVSSAINLTGLLLIVGSTLSNANLNVVGLVSAISSGFFFSIMMVMVRALKSVDVAPEHTLISGIAVGFVLFIPFAFILPVTISVSNIGFATGLGAFATTIGGIFYFKGFSSVRADIAPLIAYFEPIFGSLLALIFLGEKYSLLAIVGVLLIIGTNFVYTIYSRKALK
- a CDS encoding SDR family oxidoreductase; translation: MAKNALVIGGGSDMGKAIIQKLQSDYTIYYTYNTPKENLPEGNRLQLDITNVEAIEKTFELIGNLDLVVTAAFPYINTDLASFDDYERIEKFLRGHVAIFTLAKKHLNKVGLLVNLLGQSADFGLPSAPHYGASFAYIDNLAKSYNARYGRAGEMKVFNLQLGPVETSLWAGVSTDERKYFEDKVLSFIQPDEVAELVYNIAQMKVVPTKLVLDGFFSLPE
- the alaS gene encoding alanine--tRNA ligase — encoded protein: MNSNEIRKTFFDFFRSKQHEIVPSAPMVVKNDPTLMFTNAGMNQFKDIFLGNAPAKYPRAADTQKCLRVSGKHNDLEEVGHDTYHHTMFEMLGNWSFGDYFKEEAIAWAWELLTEVYKLPKDRLYASYFGGSEADKMEADVEAFEIWKKYLPEAQILPGSKKDNFWEMGDTGPCGPCSEIHIDLRDDDERQKVAGRDLVNKDNPLVIEIWNNVFMQFNRKANGELELLPAKHVDTGMGFERLCMALQGKKSNYDTDVFQPMILKLAELSNKKYGENKEADIAMRVIADHVRAIAFSIADGQLPSNVKAGYVIRRILRRAVRYGYTFLGFTEPFINKLIPTLVGQMGEQFPELKSQQTLIEKVITEEEAAFLRTLETGIRLLDNIIEKGKAESKNEIDGKTAFILTDTYGFPYDLTELIAREKGFTIDRAGFEKELEEQKSRSRNAAAVETDDWMELRKFETEEFIGYDHTSADVVIARYRAVKSKNKTLYQLVFDRTPFYGESGGQVGDSGYIESETERINIIDTVKENNLIVHITDKLPQDASANFQAVVNEEARTATANNHSATHLLHFALRQVLGTHVEQKGSLVRPDGLRFDFAHFQKVTDEEIRQVEKIVNELIRKNSPLNEYRETPIEEAQKMGAMALFGEKYGDKVRVIKFGESVELCGGTHVPATGQIGFLKITTESAIAAGVRRIEAVTAQKAEELVYFHQDLIKEVSSLFHNSPNLVNAIKKAIEENVDFKKKAEEYMKEKAVAMKEHLLKSMEDLNGKKLIRFTLDMPGEMVKDIAYQLRGQITEDLVFVAGTYDGGKPLLTIMLSDNLVAGGLNASTIVREAAKEIQGGGGGQPFFAQAGGKNADGIAAAVAKAVELATK
- a CDS encoding M23 family metallopeptidase, yielding MAKMHYRFNPETLSFDIVAIPLKTRFTRGLATFLIGFAIASVFMIIYGLFFDTPKSHNLRRQNAELRVKYELLNKRFDETDRLLTDIQERDNTVYRSIFELDIIPSEVREAGIGSADRYAKLDGFENSDILISMTEKLDMITKKVYLQSKSFDQVSVLAKNKEKMMLCVPAINPVALRGPLRVMENFGGRMDPVYHRWAYHEGIDISGPKGTPIYATGDGYVELTEYSFRGYGNQILINHGFGYHTRYAHLTRVLVQQGQRVKRGEKIGLMGSTGKSTGSHLHYEVLVRNKPVNPVNYLSRDMELSDYEDIIGSAPKAKHDVKEPKSKKRRRR
- a CDS encoding M23 family metallopeptidase — encoded protein: MSKHRYHFNPESLSYHKVVPTLKKRIVRILYIVITAAVISAIYYTVYSFFFDTPIEKKLKHENKLLSKQYRELNKRYEEVQEVVGDIQTRDENIYRVIFEAEPYKDSVFLAGGTYALKIEEIEGKDNTELIKQSQSTLERVNQKGVPATYSLLRRVEQLSARLKDSVDFIPSIIPLESKDIRQLAAPQGIRIHPFYKTLKMHNGVDFTAPAGSAVLAAAEGTVVKIDSRRSSGNSVLINHGNGYMTFYAHLERVTARRGARVKKGAQIGTVGSSGMSVAPHLHYEVVKNNRPVNPAHFFFADISPADYHRLIQKVSRSGQSLD
- a CDS encoding MerR family transcriptional regulator — its product is MPYKETKVEKLFYTIGEVSEMLAVNASLIRFWEKHFPIINPKKNKKGNRLFTVKDIDNLKLIYHLVKEQGMTLEGAQKRLKENKEGAEHNFEIIDRLTKIREMLVEVSAKLP
- a CDS encoding Nif3-like dinuclear metal center hexameric protein, with translation MKVKDIAALIEGVAPREFQESYDNAGLAVGSPTMEVTGVVVCLDVSEQVVEEAISLGANMVVSHHPVIFSGLKTITGKNAVERIVLKAIQNNIALYAAHTNLDSVWGGVNDKLSRVLGLTNRKILSPLKGQLVKVATFIPISHANAVRSAMFAAGAGAIGNYDCCSFNFSGEGSFRPQEGAKPFVGELGKVHFESEVQVEVICTRLVLSGVIKALVKAHPYEEPAYDIIPLENEYAQVGLGMIGDLDFPMDEADFLAYVKRKLGAKLLRYSNPTGKQVRRVAVCGGSGASFTRLAAAQQADAYVTGDVKYHDFIDAQDKLLLVDAGHFETERFTIDIFYDLIMEKIVNFALYKTKYIDNPVNYLFH